A region from the Acyrthosiphon pisum isolate AL4f chromosome A1, pea_aphid_22Mar2018_4r6ur, whole genome shotgun sequence genome encodes:
- the LOC100167833 gene encoding proline-rich extensin-like protein EPR1 has product MAPKLLRITIIHVLLWNIIFSLSESIELNEDSKLLSNSLRDRVRYTTHICDRLKNSPPVVNHNNYEPHSDGVDNFENPGLAKDLNEPSNPVKRHAIIRCYNRLPAQENNEPNKPEIITSEWQMKSTPVNNEHGDSYDHSMVQKSKVVGIKEIDFNSQKVIDQEPLYHTVPFLQKGNLIGNNPKHSLLQLSLQDSKNKIKSLISTPQHKLGEIISDKLVDESLHNKLARPSLTLPSPPKFIKYPVINPLIQPPEILTNVDTPGLITDSDKQSNPLKPSPLLPNIPNNNFYHKDLTVENKPFLSLPSIQLNKPKPVDIFYDRRVPPIVYRPTVSQYVQTPVIKPILPPILVQKEVSYPSKNEQAQANIGLQSQYPKIIKNGIAELTSQPILIEKENPILSFPLKKPQELIGSSPTQFVKTSDIETFKPITIEKKVSIYLPYKKQQGLIDLSPPTQFTSDTETAHKPITIEKEVQISEPKEQKQPIVDLPPQAPQLINTPVKESIYQETPGQTIVSVNVPYEEKPSIVGLTSPPRITEPFSSESTSQIMPSENEFSMSSAYEQQQPIANFSPPPPPQLQQIKIQKEISIPLSYQQQMDVAPIKVVKTINTELISQKKNAFYNQQQPIILPSPPPLTKTTTLAIN; this is encoded by the exons ATG GCACCTAAATTGTTGAGGATTACAATTATTCACGTCTTATTGTGgaacattatattttctttatctgAGAGTATTGAATTAAATGAAGacagtaaattattatcaaatagttTACGCGATCGAGTACGGTACACAACACATATTTGTGATCGTTTGAAAAATTCACCACCGGTTGTTAATCATAACAACTATGAACCTCACTCAGATGGAgttgataattttgaaaatccggGCTTAGCTAAGGATTTGAATGAACCATCAAATCCCGTAAAACGGCATGCTATCATACGATGCTATAACCGCCTCCCTGCACAGGAAAATAACGAACCTAATAAGCCAGAGATAATAACAAGCGAGTGGCAAATGAAGTCTACTCCTGTAAACAACGAGCATGGCGATTCGTATGACCATTCGATGgttcaaaaatcaaaagttgtAGGTATAAAAGAAATTGACTTTAATTCACAGAAAGTGATTGATCAAGAACCGTTGTATCATACAGTACCATTTTTACAGAAAGGAAATCTTATTGGCAATAATCCGAAACACTCACTACTTCAATTAAGTTTACAagattcgaaaaataaaataaaatcattaatttcgACGCCGCAACACAAGTTAGGCGAAATAATATCAGATAAATTAGTCGACGAAAGTCTACATAACAAACTAGCCCGGCCGTCACTGACTCTCCCATCACCTCCCAAATTTATTAAGTATCCCGTGATTAATCCATTGATACAGCCACCTGAAATACTTACTAATGTTGATACACCTGGGTTAATAACAGATAGTGACAAGCAGAGTAACCCGTTAAAACCGTCTCCCCTTTTACCAAACAtaccgaataataatttttaccacaAAGATTTGACAGTTGAAAACAAACCATTTTTGTCTCTTCCATCAATTCAACTCAACAAGCCGAAACCTGTAGACATATTTTATGACAGACGTGTACCACCTATCGTTTATCGGCCTACAGTTTCTCAGTACGTGCAAACTCCTGTCATCAAACCAATACTTCCACCAATTCTGGTGCAAAAAGAAGTATCGTATCCTTCAAAAAACGAACAAGCACAGGCCAATATTGGTTTGCAATCACAATATCCTAAAATAATCAAGAACGGCATTGCTGAATTAACGTCTCAACCAATCctaattgaaaaagaaaatccAATATTATCTTTCCCACTTAAAAAACCACAGGAGTTAATTGGTTCGTCACCTACTCAATTTGTAAAGACTTCTGATATAGAAACATTTAAGCCAATTACAAtcgaaaaaaaagtttcaatatatTTGCCATATAAAAAACAACAGGGATTAATTGATTTGTCACCGCCTACCCAATTTACTTCTGACACAGAAACGGCACATAAACCAATTACGATCGAAAAAGAAGTACAAATATCAGAGCCAAAAGAACAAAAACAACCTATAGTCGATTTGCCACCACAAGCTCCACAGCTTATAAATACTCCTGTCAAAGAATCAATATATCAGGAAACTCCAGGGCAAACTATAGTATCAGTAAATGTGCCGTACGAGGAAAAACCATCAATAGTTGGTTTGACTTCACCTCCTCGGATAACCGAGCCTTTCAGCAGTGAATCAACATCACAAATAATGCCCAGTGAAAATGAATTTTCAATGTCCAGTGCGTATGAACAACAACAGCCAATAGCTAATTTTTCGCCACCTCCACCTCCACAacttcaacaaattaaaatacaaaaggaAATATCCATACCTTTATCATATCAACAACAAATGGATGTTGCACCTATAAAAGTAGTCAAAACTATCAACACTGAATtaatatctcaaaaaaaaaatgcattttataatcaACAACAACCAATAATTTTGCCATCGCCTCCTCCACTAACCAAGACTACAACTTTggctattaattaa
- the LOC100572470 gene encoding pupal cuticle protein 20: MTVAVRIIALSVLLLVDYCAFSAPAPATSLTKPKTYLVRHEGVSDAKGQFMLAYALDDGMTQTKKGTLANDDGTGFVMSQEGSYSFITPEDVNVKMSYTADKNGSVDRSEGKPSLTY, from the exons atgacgGTGGCc GTGCGAATCATTGCGTTGTCGGTGTTGTTGTTGGTCGACTACTGTGCGTTCTCGGCGCCGGCGCCGGCGACTAGTTTGACCAAACCCAAAACGTATCTGGTGAGACACGAGGGCGTATCGGATGCAAAAGGCCAGTTCATGCTtgc TTATGCGCTCGACGACGGAATGACTCAGACGAAAAAAGGAACGCTGGCGAACGACGATGGAACCGGTTTCGTGATGAGCCAAGAGGGGTCGTACTCGTTCATCACCCCCGAAGACGTCAACGTAAAAATGTCGTACACGGCCGACAAGAACGGTTCCGTAGACCGTAGTGAAGGGAAACCCtctttaacatattaa